In one Pseudomonas sp. MM211 genomic region, the following are encoded:
- a CDS encoding glycosyltransferase family 2 protein, with translation MSALNEAMRSSRPLVSVIVPCYNYGAYVGDALRSILQQDYEAIELIVVDDGSTDDSALRIEVALQGWREYPNIRRVEFIRQNNQGVSAALNKGLELAYGEFVATFDADDVMIPGRLALQAEHLLAHPEVGCLGGRALRIDQQGQALPKKNKARPVRRYDFTQALAAALVVGGNLVMYRREAMISAGGYDPALRVQDFQMTLKIAHAGYLIDVLPDAVTLYRKHGNGLSGNYLAEHRYGMQLLDLYREHPAYESGKARLLTKILGPAVTHDKRFAWSLFAEIPLRQWDRQLLKRFRHLLFKRQRVELHS, from the coding sequence ATGTCGGCTTTGAACGAGGCGATGCGTTCCAGTCGTCCACTGGTCAGCGTCATCGTCCCTTGCTACAACTACGGCGCTTATGTGGGTGATGCGCTACGCAGCATTCTGCAGCAAGACTATGAAGCCATAGAGTTGATCGTCGTCGACGATGGTTCTACCGACGACAGCGCTTTGCGCATCGAGGTGGCTCTCCAGGGCTGGCGAGAGTATCCGAATATTCGCAGGGTCGAGTTCATCCGTCAGAATAATCAGGGTGTCAGCGCTGCCCTCAACAAAGGGCTTGAACTGGCCTATGGCGAGTTCGTGGCGACCTTCGATGCGGACGATGTGATGATTCCTGGGCGTCTAGCCTTGCAGGCCGAGCATCTTCTCGCGCATCCCGAGGTGGGCTGCCTGGGAGGACGTGCCTTGCGAATCGATCAGCAAGGGCAGGCTCTGCCAAAAAAAAACAAGGCTCGCCCGGTGCGGCGTTATGACTTTACCCAAGCGCTAGCCGCTGCACTGGTAGTCGGTGGCAATCTGGTGATGTACCGCCGCGAGGCAATGATCTCTGCAGGTGGATATGATCCGGCGCTACGCGTACAGGATTTTCAGATGACTCTGAAGATCGCCCATGCCGGTTACCTCATTGATGTGCTTCCCGATGCGGTCACGCTGTATCGCAAGCATGGCAATGGCCTGTCGGGGAATTATCTGGCCGAACACCGTTACGGTATGCAGTTGCTGGATCTTTATCGCGAACATCCGGCCTACGAGTCGGGAAAAGCGCGTCTGCTCACCAAAATACTTGGTCCAGCGGTCACGCATGACAAGCGATTCGCCTGGAGCCTGTTTGCCGAAATTCCCTTGCGTCAGTGGGATCGCCAGTTGCTCAAGCGTTTTCGCCATCTTCTGTTCAAGCGTCAGCGTGTTGAGCTGCATAGTTGA
- a CDS encoding lipopolysaccharide kinase InaA family protein, translated as MSEWRVTALATPGAARAFATLDAVFALEGEPITHDPLSDVIRVEFDGLRYYVKRYHGAGKGARRFIGRPRVKAEWQNLKHFAAWGIPTAPIAAYGLERKGTSFDRGALITQELVNTMDMWRLAESGDARLRDRTWVQDVSCQLAKATRTLHDHHFTHNDLKWRNLLVDEHRRLYFIDCPTGAFWWGPFLRRRIVKDLACLDKVAKYHLSRTQRLRFYLQYRRRERLNESDKHRIGQIVRYFEGRE; from the coding sequence ATGAGTGAGTGGCGAGTCACCGCTCTGGCGACGCCAGGGGCTGCCAGAGCGTTTGCTACCCTTGACGCCGTGTTCGCCCTGGAGGGTGAGCCGATTACCCATGATCCGCTCTCGGATGTGATCCGTGTTGAATTCGATGGGCTGCGTTATTACGTCAAGCGCTACCACGGCGCGGGTAAGGGCGCTCGGCGCTTCATCGGCAGGCCGCGGGTCAAGGCCGAGTGGCAGAACCTCAAGCATTTCGCTGCCTGGGGCATTCCCACTGCGCCAATTGCTGCTTACGGTCTGGAGCGCAAAGGCACTTCCTTTGACCGAGGCGCGTTGATCACCCAAGAGTTGGTCAACACCATGGACATGTGGCGTCTCGCCGAAAGCGGCGATGCCCGTTTGCGCGACCGTACCTGGGTGCAAGACGTCAGCTGCCAGTTGGCCAAAGCCACACGCACCTTGCATGACCATCACTTCACGCACAACGATCTGAAGTGGCGCAACCTGCTGGTCGACGAGCACCGCCGCCTGTATTTCATCGACTGCCCGACTGGAGCATTCTGGTGGGGGCCGTTTCTGCGCCGGCGTATCGTCAAGGATCTGGCGTGCCTGGACAAGGTCGCCAAATATCACCTGTCGCGCACGCAGCGGCTACGTTTTTACCTGCAATACCGGCGTCGTGAGCGATTGAACGAGAGTGATAAACATCGTATCGGCCAAATCGTCCGCTATTTCGAGGGAAGAGAATGA
- the rfaP gene encoding lipopolysaccharide core heptose(I) kinase RfaP → MKLFLEQPFATLWQGKDAFQEVERLQGQVYRELEARRTLRTEVDGKGYFVKIHRGVGWGEILKNLATARLPVLGAGQEWKAIQRLTDAGVPTMTAVAYGERGSNPAQQHSFIVTEELAPTVDLEQLTVNWREQPPQPAFKRALIRRVAEMTGRMHAAGVNHRDCYICHFMLHTDKPFSADDFRLSVIDLHRAQLRPAVPRRWRDKDLAGLYFSALNIGLTQRDFLRFLKGYFAAAGSARSLRQILRDEAALLAWLQRKAERLLSRYARKYETGASHE, encoded by the coding sequence ATGAAGCTGTTTCTCGAACAGCCATTCGCCACGTTGTGGCAGGGCAAGGATGCCTTCCAGGAAGTCGAGCGCCTGCAAGGCCAGGTCTACCGGGAACTCGAGGCGCGCCGCACGCTGCGTACCGAAGTCGACGGCAAAGGCTACTTCGTGAAGATTCACCGTGGCGTTGGTTGGGGTGAAATCCTCAAGAACCTCGCCACTGCCCGCCTGCCGGTGCTCGGTGCTGGTCAGGAATGGAAAGCGATCCAGCGCCTGACCGACGCGGGTGTACCGACCATGACCGCCGTGGCCTACGGCGAGCGCGGTAGCAACCCGGCGCAACAGCATTCCTTTATCGTCACCGAAGAACTGGCGCCGACCGTCGATCTGGAGCAACTGACGGTCAATTGGCGTGAACAGCCACCACAGCCAGCATTCAAGCGTGCGCTGATTCGCCGTGTGGCTGAAATGACCGGGCGCATGCATGCTGCCGGCGTGAACCATCGCGACTGCTACATCTGTCATTTCATGCTGCACACCGACAAGCCCTTCAGTGCCGATGATTTCCGTTTGTCGGTGATCGATCTGCACCGCGCCCAGTTGCGTCCCGCCGTGCCGCGGCGCTGGCGCGACAAGGATCTGGCCGGCCTGTATTTCTCGGCGTTGAATATCGGCCTGACCCAGCGCGACTTTCTGCGCTTCCTCAAGGGGTATTTCGCTGCAGCCGGAAGTGCACGTTCGCTACGCCAGATTCTGCGCGACGAAGCCGCGCTGCTGGCCTGGCTGCAGCGCAAGGCCGAACGGTTGCTGTCGCGCTACGCACGTAAATACGAAACAGGGGCCAGTCATGAGTGA
- a CDS encoding glycosyltransferase, whose product MNTNKTSQAWVLQICHGYDGPFLDCARQYGVLFANTPYKVMTVYLTGEYNAEVEQGSASDEVVFLGYSSKALRGLKLGAVRAIRRIAAERNFALCIAHRSKPAYVALLGTKLPVIGIHHAFGDYERRSRQLFANLFRKRLYLFGVSDAVRDDLRACLPGWPSQRIQTLYNRIDLQAVQAEQLSRSAAREALGLPEGAWVIGNVGRLHPDKDQTTLIRAFADALPTLPEDSLLVIVGKGRLESELKALVETLGISQRVRFLGQVPQARRYFTAFDAFALSSDHEPFGMVLLEAMAAGLPVVCSDCGGGREVVGEKGQLFTFGDWHALSESLQKVASVNQDELCRLREDMRKRLESRFVDAAVAPHFFNALSAWPACRL is encoded by the coding sequence ATGAATACTAATAAGACGAGTCAGGCATGGGTGTTACAGATATGCCATGGCTACGACGGGCCTTTTCTAGATTGTGCCCGGCAGTACGGGGTGCTTTTCGCGAATACTCCATACAAGGTAATGACCGTTTACCTGACCGGCGAATACAACGCCGAGGTGGAGCAGGGCTCAGCCTCTGATGAAGTAGTATTTTTAGGTTATTCCAGCAAGGCCCTCAGAGGTCTCAAGCTTGGCGCAGTTCGTGCTATTCGTCGCATTGCTGCAGAGCGTAATTTTGCGCTGTGCATCGCTCATCGCTCTAAGCCGGCTTATGTTGCTCTGCTGGGTACGAAGCTTCCGGTAATTGGCATCCATCACGCGTTCGGAGACTACGAGCGCCGCTCTCGCCAGCTCTTCGCCAATCTGTTTCGTAAGCGCTTGTACTTGTTCGGTGTCTCCGACGCCGTGCGCGATGACCTGCGTGCTTGCCTGCCAGGCTGGCCATCGCAGCGAATTCAGACGCTCTATAACCGTATTGATCTGCAGGCCGTACAGGCCGAGCAACTGTCCCGCTCTGCAGCGCGCGAGGCTCTTGGGCTACCTGAGGGTGCGTGGGTAATCGGCAACGTGGGGCGGCTGCATCCAGATAAGGATCAGACAACGCTCATTCGGGCCTTCGCTGACGCGCTGCCTACGTTGCCGGAGGACAGTCTGTTGGTAATCGTTGGTAAAGGTCGCCTGGAATCCGAACTCAAGGCTTTGGTGGAAACACTGGGCATCAGTCAGCGGGTTCGCTTCCTTGGTCAGGTTCCCCAGGCTCGGCGCTACTTCACCGCTTTCGACGCATTTGCGCTCAGCTCGGATCATGAACCCTTCGGCATGGTTCTGCTTGAGGCAATGGCGGCAGGCCTGCCTGTGGTGTGTAGCGATTGCGGTGGCGGGCGTGAGGTGGTTGGTGAGAAAGGCCAGTTGTTCACCTTTGGAGATTGGCATGCGCTGTCCGAGAGTCTGCAAAAAGTCGCGTCTGTGAACCAGGATGAGCTTTGTCGCCTTCGCGAGGACATGCGTAAACGGCTGGAGAGTCGATTCGTCGACGCTGCCGTAGCACCTCATTTCTTCAATGCATTGTCTGCGTGGCCAGCATGTCGGCTTTGA
- a CDS encoding glycosyltransferase family 4 protein, whose translation MRLAFILYKYFPFGGLQRDFMRIALECQGRGHSIRVYTPIWEGEVPEGFEVVVVPVKALFNHHRNEKLTAWVQADLRQRPVDRVVGFNKMPGLDVYYAADGCFEDKAQTLRNPLYRRWGRYKHFAEYERAVFAPESKTEILMISEVQQPLFVKHYATPAERFHLLPPGISQDRRAPANAAEIRAEFRREFKLADDDLLLVQIGSGFKTKGLDRSLKALAALPPELKKRTRLIVIGQDDPKPFLMQITALGIGDQVQIFKGRNDIPRFLLGADLLIHPAYNENTGTVLLEALVAGLPVLVTDVCGYAHYIRDADVGRVVPSPFEQATLNHTLAQMLADAEGRAAWQRNGLAFADSADLYSMPQRAADVILAPRP comes from the coding sequence ATGCGCCTGGCTTTCATCCTCTACAAATACTTTCCTTTCGGCGGTCTGCAGCGCGACTTCATGCGTATCGCACTTGAGTGCCAGGGCCGCGGTCACAGCATCCGCGTGTACACACCGATCTGGGAGGGCGAAGTACCTGAGGGTTTCGAGGTGGTCGTGGTGCCGGTCAAGGCGCTGTTCAATCATCACCGCAACGAAAAGCTCACCGCCTGGGTTCAGGCGGATCTGCGTCAGCGCCCGGTCGATCGCGTGGTCGGTTTCAACAAGATGCCGGGGCTGGATGTGTACTACGCCGCCGACGGCTGTTTCGAAGACAAGGCGCAGACCCTGCGCAACCCGCTGTATCGCCGCTGGGGTCGCTACAAGCATTTCGCCGAATACGAACGTGCGGTGTTCGCGCCCGAATCGAAAACCGAGATCCTGATGATCTCAGAGGTGCAGCAGCCGCTGTTCGTCAAGCATTACGCGACGCCGGCCGAGCGCTTCCATCTGCTGCCGCCGGGGATTTCCCAGGATCGTCGAGCTCCGGCCAATGCTGCCGAGATACGCGCCGAGTTCCGCCGCGAGTTCAAACTGGCCGATGACGATCTGCTGCTGGTGCAGATCGGCTCAGGCTTCAAGACCAAGGGGCTGGATCGCAGCCTCAAGGCGCTGGCCGCGCTGCCGCCCGAGTTGAAGAAACGTACCCGGCTGATCGTCATCGGCCAGGACGATCCCAAGCCCTTCCTGATGCAGATCACTGCGCTCGGGATCGGCGATCAGGTGCAGATCTTCAAGGGGCGCAACGATATACCGCGCTTCTTGCTGGGGGCTGATCTGTTGATTCACCCGGCTTACAACGAAAATACCGGCACTGTGCTGCTGGAGGCGCTGGTGGCAGGATTGCCGGTGCTGGTGACCGATGTCTGTGGCTACGCTCACTACATCAGGGATGCCGATGTTGGTCGCGTGGTGCCTAGTCCATTTGAGCAGGCCACGCTAAACCATACCCTCGCCCAGATGCTGGCAGACGCTGAAGGCCGTGCTGCCTGGCAACGCAATGGCCTGGCATTCGCCGACAGCGCTGATTTGTACAGCATGCCGCAGCGTGCCGCCGATGTGATTCTGGCGCCGCGTCCGTGA
- a CDS encoding polysaccharide pyruvyl transferase family protein, translating into MSVAQVRLKALLFNDTSSENHHGCQLVMRQIFTLAGQVGMDIQRSCPMHHDWQTDIDLQRDIRAADLCLVNGEGTMHDDAPLALRYGALARYCQEHDIPCFLINSVWQNNDQLNADAHCFTKLFVRDTMSKAALADVGVSAEVVPDLTLSYQHTASNSLRHGMLVNGSVIDERLLEAWRTVKDRQDLRYVSIRTLAPLQLGKGFDFYLRKNLRKRLKALRRIAASYFYSYPAHLPAPLIDRLRWRYAVLSTHRFLNLLGRSRGVITGRFHLVTLCLVTGTPFFALPSNTHKIEALLAQVGLAERLKPSYEQAVNAADRIAFSESELTSIGSFLQETRMQAEAMFREMAQIARAANTPDQR; encoded by the coding sequence GTGTCCGTTGCTCAGGTGCGATTGAAGGCGCTGCTGTTCAACGACACCTCCTCTGAAAATCATCACGGCTGCCAGCTGGTGATGAGGCAGATTTTCACATTGGCTGGGCAGGTGGGTATGGATATCCAGCGGTCCTGCCCAATGCACCATGACTGGCAGACAGACATTGATCTGCAGCGCGACATCCGCGCTGCAGATTTGTGCTTGGTCAATGGTGAAGGGACCATGCACGACGACGCCCCGCTGGCGCTGCGCTATGGTGCTCTTGCACGGTATTGCCAAGAGCATGATATTCCCTGCTTCCTGATCAATTCGGTGTGGCAGAACAACGATCAGCTCAACGCCGACGCCCACTGTTTTACCAAGCTGTTCGTGCGCGACACGATGAGCAAGGCCGCTCTGGCCGATGTGGGTGTATCTGCGGAAGTCGTGCCCGACTTGACCTTGTCTTACCAGCACACTGCGTCCAACAGCCTGCGCCACGGCATGCTGGTCAATGGCAGCGTGATCGATGAGCGGCTTCTTGAGGCGTGGCGTACGGTAAAGGACAGGCAAGATCTGCGCTACGTGAGTATTCGTACCCTGGCGCCTTTGCAACTGGGCAAGGGATTCGACTTCTATCTGCGCAAGAACCTGCGCAAGCGTTTGAAGGCGCTCCGGCGTATCGCTGCGAGTTACTTCTATTCCTATCCTGCACACCTGCCGGCTCCTCTGATCGACAGGCTGCGCTGGCGTTATGCAGTGCTGTCGACCCATCGATTTCTCAATCTTCTTGGTCGATCACGGGGTGTGATCACCGGGCGCTTTCACCTGGTGACGCTTTGCCTGGTCACTGGCACGCCATTTTTTGCTCTCCCTTCCAATACCCACAAGATCGAAGCCTTGCTGGCACAAGTCGGCCTGGCCGAGCGTCTTAAACCGTCATACGAGCAGGCTGTCAATGCCGCGGATAGGATCGCTTTCAGCGAGTCTGAGCTGACGAGCATCGGGAGTTTTCTGCAAGAGACTCGGATGCAGGCCGAGGCCATGTTCCGTGAAATGGCTCAGATTGCCAGAGCCGCTAACACCCCTGACCAGCGCTGA
- a CDS encoding lipopolysaccharide kinase InaA family protein: MKDFIDSEDRSLLERHNLASFEALWALELHAVDEPNKAPRGGWSSVYRLDLDCHGYYLKRQSNYLTRSLERPLGEPTLAREFRSIRRYSRLGIPAMSASFYAERRIAGERRAILLTRALDGWQDLDSWLPGWTALAAEQRLAIVSACGALARQVHDKGQLHGCFYPKHIFLQPRGEGFAAQLIDLEKTRPLFFGERDRIKDLEPLLRRANPWSDEDTVGFLTAYLGSEQHVDHWLQRLTARFKDKAQRA; the protein is encoded by the coding sequence ATGAAGGACTTCATCGACAGTGAGGATCGCTCGCTGCTCGAACGTCACAACTTGGCCAGCTTCGAGGCGCTGTGGGCGCTCGAGCTGCATGCAGTGGACGAGCCTAACAAGGCGCCCCGTGGAGGCTGGAGTTCGGTGTACCGGCTCGACCTGGATTGTCATGGCTACTACCTAAAACGTCAGAGCAACTACCTGACCCGCAGCCTGGAGCGCCCATTGGGCGAGCCAACGTTAGCGCGTGAATTTCGCAGCATCCGTCGTTACAGCCGCCTTGGCATCCCGGCCATGAGCGCATCGTTCTATGCCGAGCGGCGCATCGCTGGCGAGCGTCGGGCCATTCTGCTGACCCGGGCGTTGGACGGCTGGCAGGATCTCGACAGCTGGTTACCCGGCTGGACGGCACTTGCTGCCGAACAGCGCCTGGCCATCGTCAGCGCCTGTGGTGCACTGGCCCGCCAGGTACATGACAAAGGGCAATTGCATGGCTGTTTCTACCCCAAACATATCTTCCTGCAACCCCGTGGAGAGGGCTTTGCCGCTCAGCTCATCGACCTGGAAAAAACGCGCCCGCTGTTCTTCGGTGAGCGTGATCGAATCAAGGATCTCGAACCGCTGTTGCGCCGCGCCAACCCGTGGAGTGATGAGGATACGGTTGGCTTCCTGACGGCCTATCTGGGCAGTGAACAGCACGTCGATCATTGGTTGCAGCGCCTGACGGCGCGCTTCAAGGACAAGGCTCAGCGCGCATGA
- a CDS encoding carbamoyltransferase family protein, whose amino-acid sequence MALTILGLSGALSHDPSAALYIDGKLIAAAEEERFVRDKHAKNRMPYESAKFCLEQAGIKPSDVDVVAIPFAPISLFGKERWHYAKRYWYAPDRALDAILMGNRRYKRYRKKIVWCLEQLGFDAKKIKIEPVEHHLAHAASAYHCSGFTEKTAILGIDGKGEYATTFFGYGENGRIHKIKEFYDPDSLGGLYGAITEFLGFEMLDGEFKVMGMAPYGDASKYDFSRLAKFENGELVINTDYANVIGLRRYKEKGKGFYFSPKLIEWLGPKREGDIADDPYIHYAASMQALFEKLALEMMDYYLGDIIRDTGKIAFAGGCALNVKLNQKIIARPEVKELFVQPASGDAGTSVGAAAYVSHKRGVPVEKMEHVYLGPAYSNEDVIAACARHPNAPKWQKIDDMPQRIAQIMVDGNPVAWFQGRMEFGPRALGGRSIIGCPSIPGVANRINEQIKFRERWRPFCPSMLDTVAEQMLKVDHPSPFMTFTFEVNDEWKERVSEVVHEDGTSRAQVLKREYNPRWYDLMLELEKLTGNGVSLNTSLNRRGEPMICSPTDALNMFFGSDLQYLIMEDVLVVKDSVLSGDVVSGEEL is encoded by the coding sequence GTGGCATTGACGATTCTTGGCCTTTCCGGCGCCCTCAGTCATGATCCATCCGCTGCGCTGTACATCGACGGCAAGTTGATCGCGGCTGCCGAAGAAGAGCGCTTCGTGCGCGACAAGCACGCGAAGAACCGCATGCCTTACGAGTCGGCCAAGTTCTGCCTGGAGCAGGCTGGCATCAAGCCGTCGGACGTCGACGTGGTGGCGATTCCATTCGCCCCGATCAGCCTGTTCGGCAAGGAGCGCTGGCACTACGCCAAGCGCTACTGGTACGCGCCGGATCGTGCCCTCGACGCTATCCTCATGGGTAACCGCCGTTACAAGCGCTACCGCAAGAAGATCGTCTGGTGCCTGGAGCAGCTTGGTTTCGACGCCAAGAAGATCAAGATCGAGCCAGTCGAGCATCACCTGGCTCACGCCGCCAGCGCCTATCACTGCTCGGGCTTTACCGAGAAGACCGCCATCCTCGGTATCGATGGCAAGGGCGAGTACGCCACCACCTTCTTCGGTTATGGCGAGAACGGCCGCATCCACAAAATCAAGGAATTCTACGATCCGGATTCCCTTGGCGGCCTGTATGGCGCGATCACCGAATTCCTCGGCTTCGAGATGCTCGACGGCGAATTCAAGGTCATGGGCATGGCGCCCTATGGCGATGCCAGCAAATACGATTTCTCCCGTCTGGCCAAGTTCGAGAACGGCGAGCTGGTGATCAACACCGACTATGCCAACGTCATCGGCCTGCGTCGCTACAAGGAAAAGGGCAAGGGCTTCTACTTCTCGCCCAAGCTGATCGAGTGGCTGGGGCCCAAGCGTGAAGGCGATATCGCCGACGATCCCTACATCCACTATGCCGCCAGCATGCAAGCGCTGTTCGAGAAGCTGGCGCTGGAAATGATGGACTACTACCTGGGCGACATCATCCGCGACACCGGCAAGATCGCATTCGCTGGCGGCTGCGCGCTGAACGTCAAGCTCAACCAGAAGATCATTGCCCGCCCCGAGGTCAAAGAGCTGTTCGTTCAGCCTGCTTCCGGCGACGCCGGCACTTCCGTTGGTGCCGCGGCCTATGTTTCCCACAAGCGCGGCGTGCCGGTCGAGAAGATGGAACACGTCTACCTCGGCCCGGCCTACTCCAACGAAGACGTCATTGCGGCATGCGCACGCCACCCGAACGCGCCGAAATGGCAAAAGATCGACGACATGCCGCAGCGCATCGCCCAGATCATGGTCGACGGCAATCCTGTGGCTTGGTTCCAGGGCCGCATGGAATTCGGCCCGCGCGCCCTCGGTGGTCGTTCGATCATCGGTTGCCCAAGCATCCCTGGTGTAGCCAACCGCATCAACGAACAGATCAAGTTCCGCGAGCGCTGGAGACCCTTCTGCCCATCGATGCTCGACACCGTCGCCGAGCAGATGCTCAAGGTCGACCACCCGAGCCCGTTCATGACCTTCACTTTCGAGGTCAACGATGAATGGAAAGAGCGCGTCAGCGAAGTCGTCCACGAAGACGGCACCTCCCGCGCTCAGGTTCTCAAGCGCGAATACAACCCGCGCTGGTACGACCTGATGCTGGAACTGGAAAAACTCACCGGTAACGGCGTGTCCCTGAATACGTCGCTGAACCGCCGTGGCGAACCGATGATCTGCTCGCCCACCGACGCCCTGAACATGTTCTTCGGCTCGGATCTGCAGTATCTGATCATGGAAGATGTTTTGGTGGTGAAGGACAGTGTCTTGAGCGGTGATGTGGTCAGCGGCGAGGAGTTGTAA
- a CDS encoding lipopolysaccharide kinase InaA family protein, producing the protein MKLASLTDAGRSPKLPLLIEAPASQPLELHSLLRVLPGQRYVGRAQWQGRAVLAKLLVGGKAERHYARELQGAQLLAEQGLCTPLLLEHGAISGEGGWLLFEFLENARSLADDWQAVADQPWLSDPQQQVLGEALAVIAELHRKGLWQEDLHLDNLLRQDGRLYLIDGGGIRAETPGQPLSRDKVLANLGLFFAQLPGAVDSFVEELLVHYLLVNGEHALPLEALLKAVTKARATRMQGYMAKIERECTAFRASSSASRLQVVRREDDALLAPLLADPDAAIAAGQPLKLGGSSTVARVEQAGRQLVIKRYNIKSFGHWLRRFWRPSRAWHSWCEGNRLDFLGIATPKPLAVLERRTLWLRRQAYLITEHTPGVDIIARFAPYQADELPPEADLQALETLFAALLRERISHGDFKGNNILWQAGRWALIDLDAMQHHGTASSFKAAYARDRARLLRNWSAESALYQELDRRLPIIT; encoded by the coding sequence ATGAAACTGGCCTCTCTGACCGATGCGGGGCGTAGCCCCAAACTGCCGCTGCTGATCGAGGCACCGGCAAGCCAGCCTCTCGAGCTGCACAGCCTGCTGCGTGTGCTGCCAGGCCAACGCTATGTGGGCAGGGCGCAGTGGCAAGGGCGTGCGGTGCTGGCCAAGTTGCTGGTCGGCGGCAAGGCCGAGCGGCATTACGCCCGCGAGCTGCAGGGTGCCCAGTTGCTGGCGGAGCAGGGACTGTGCACGCCGCTGCTGCTCGAGCATGGAGCAATCTCCGGGGAGGGCGGCTGGCTGCTGTTCGAGTTTCTCGAGAACGCTCGCAGCCTGGCTGATGACTGGCAGGCAGTGGCCGATCAGCCTTGGTTGAGCGACCCTCAGCAGCAGGTGCTGGGCGAAGCCCTGGCGGTGATCGCCGAGCTGCACCGCAAGGGACTCTGGCAGGAGGATCTGCATCTGGACAATCTGCTGCGCCAGGATGGTCGCCTGTATCTGATCGATGGCGGTGGCATCCGCGCTGAAACTCCCGGGCAACCGCTGTCGCGGGACAAGGTGCTGGCCAATCTCGGGCTGTTCTTCGCGCAGCTTCCCGGGGCCGTCGACAGTTTTGTCGAAGAGCTGCTGGTGCATTACCTGCTGGTCAATGGCGAGCATGCGCTGCCGCTGGAGGCACTGCTCAAGGCCGTGACCAAGGCGAGGGCAACGCGCATGCAGGGGTACATGGCCAAGATCGAGCGTGAGTGCACGGCCTTTCGGGCCTCCAGCAGCGCCTCGCGCCTGCAGGTGGTGCGACGCGAGGACGACGCACTGCTGGCGCCATTGCTGGCCGATCCAGACGCGGCAATTGCCGCTGGGCAGCCGCTCAAACTGGGCGGCTCGTCTACCGTGGCCCGGGTCGAGCAAGCTGGCCGACAGTTGGTTATCAAACGCTACAACATCAAGAGCTTCGGACACTGGCTAAGGCGTTTCTGGCGGCCCAGTCGTGCCTGGCACAGCTGGTGCGAGGGCAATCGCCTGGATTTTCTCGGTATTGCCACGCCCAAGCCGCTGGCCGTGCTGGAGCGTCGTACCCTGTGGCTGCGCCGTCAGGCTTATCTGATTACCGAACACACGCCGGGTGTGGATATAATTGCCCGTTTCGCGCCCTACCAGGCAGACGAGTTGCCGCCCGAGGCGGATCTGCAGGCGCTTGAGACCTTGTTCGCGGCATTGCTGCGTGAGCGCATCAGCCATGGCGACTTCAAGGGCAACAATATCCTTTGGCAGGCTGGCCGCTGGGCGCTGATTGATCTGGATGCCATGCAGCATCACGGCACCGCCAGCAGTTTCAAGGCCGCCTATGCCCGGGATCGTGCGCGCCTGTTGCGCAACTGGTCGGCAGAAAGCGCCTTGTATCAGGAGCTGGATCGGCGTTTACCGATTATCACCTGA